From Arcticibacter tournemirensis, one genomic window encodes:
- a CDS encoding NADH-dependent flavin oxidoreductase, translated as MKSNYNKILSPFTFPVSGINITNRIVLAPMTTFSGNDDGTTTDAEVAYYRERNQSAGLLITACAYVIKHGKGFHGQIGADSNELIPSLKRIADALKANGNKAVLQLYHGGRMSPPEELVDGQSLSASAVAAVREGAQVPREMTATEIEETIVAFGEATRRAIEAGFDGVEIHGANTYLLQQFFSPHSNRRTDKWGGDLMKRMTFPLAVVDAVIESAALSSNPFLVGYRLSPEELENPGITMEDTLHLVETLSLKQLDYLHISVMDFWEGSMRDKNDTAPRAQLIATKVGHSLPVIGVGSLHTPEEVERVLTGNIPLVAMARELLMEPHWLTKVKNNAVDQIRTELDVNTQDLLKIPTPLWSALISRTGWLPVKNNQH; from the coding sequence ATGAAGTCAAATTATAATAAGATACTCTCTCCTTTTACTTTTCCCGTTTCCGGGATTAATATAACGAATAGAATCGTACTGGCTCCTATGACCACCTTTTCGGGTAATGATGATGGAACTACTACAGATGCCGAAGTGGCATACTACCGTGAACGCAATCAATCAGCCGGGCTATTGATTACCGCTTGCGCCTATGTAATTAAACATGGAAAAGGTTTTCATGGTCAGATAGGTGCCGATTCTAATGAATTAATTCCAAGCTTAAAAAGAATAGCTGATGCCTTAAAAGCGAACGGCAACAAAGCTGTACTTCAGTTATATCACGGGGGAAGGATGTCACCTCCCGAAGAACTCGTTGACGGACAATCATTAAGTGCCAGTGCTGTTGCCGCCGTGAGAGAAGGCGCTCAAGTTCCACGAGAAATGACTGCAACTGAAATAGAAGAAACAATTGTGGCTTTTGGTGAAGCTACACGCAGAGCAATTGAGGCTGGTTTCGATGGAGTTGAAATACATGGAGCAAACACTTATTTATTACAGCAATTCTTCTCCCCTCATTCTAATCGTAGAACAGACAAATGGGGTGGAGATTTGATGAAGAGAATGACTTTCCCCCTTGCTGTAGTTGATGCTGTAATAGAATCGGCTGCACTTTCATCCAATCCATTTCTTGTTGGATACCGTCTTTCACCCGAAGAATTGGAAAATCCAGGTATCACAATGGAAGATACACTTCATTTGGTGGAAACACTTTCCCTAAAACAATTAGACTATTTACACATTTCAGTGATGGATTTTTGGGAAGGTTCAATGCGTGATAAAAATGATACGGCACCTAGGGCCCAACTAATTGCAACCAAAGTGGGTCATAGCCTTCCTGTTATTGGTGTCGGAAGTCTTCACACGCCAGAAGAAGTAGAAAGAGTTCTTACGGGCAACATTCCATTGGTAGCCATGGCCAGAGAACTTTTAATGGAACCGCATTGGTTGACCAAAGTAAAGAACAATGCAGTGGACCAAATTAGAACGGAACTGGATGTAAATACTCAAGATTTATTAAAGATACCCACTCCTCTTTGGAGCGCACTTATTTCAAGAACAGGTTGGTTGCCTGTGAAAAATAACCAACACTAA
- a CDS encoding iron-containing alcohol dehydrogenase — protein sequence MKNFQFKNPTKILFGKGQIENLSKEIPENAKILLLYGGGSIKKNGIYDQVKKALSAYEVVEFGGIPANPEYSILLKALQVIKEDGINFLLAVGGGSVIDGTKFLSAAALYKGDSPWDLLTANKPTTEGMPFGTVLTLPATGSEMNSGAVITRKETKEKLAMGGPGLFPFFSILDPEVVKSIPQRQLANGITDAYTHVLEQYMTYPTGALLQDRFAESILQTLVEVAPAILKDPSDYAAASNFMWSCTMALNGLIQQGVPGDWAVHMMGHELTALYGIDHARTLAIVAPSHYRYNFDSKKEKLAQYAERIWNVVDGTVEEKAKAGIEKTEEFFHSLGIKTKLSEYTDDYSETGSIVSKRFTDRGWTGLGEHKTLSPSDAEKIVEMSY from the coding sequence ATGAAAAATTTTCAATTTAAAAATCCAACAAAAATACTATTTGGCAAAGGTCAAATAGAGAATCTATCAAAAGAGATTCCCGAAAACGCAAAAATATTGTTGCTATACGGAGGCGGAAGCATCAAAAAAAACGGAATCTACGATCAGGTTAAAAAAGCACTTTCGGCTTATGAAGTTGTGGAATTTGGAGGAATTCCTGCGAATCCAGAATATAGTATTTTATTAAAAGCCCTACAAGTTATAAAAGAGGATGGCATTAATTTCTTACTGGCCGTTGGTGGAGGATCCGTTATCGATGGTACAAAATTTTTATCGGCAGCAGCCCTTTACAAAGGCGATAGCCCTTGGGATTTATTAACCGCGAATAAACCTACTACCGAGGGAATGCCCTTTGGAACGGTTTTAACCTTGCCTGCAACAGGTTCTGAAATGAATTCTGGAGCGGTTATTACTAGAAAAGAAACTAAAGAGAAATTGGCCATGGGCGGACCAGGTCTCTTTCCGTTTTTTTCGATTCTTGATCCAGAAGTAGTGAAATCTATTCCCCAACGCCAGTTAGCCAATGGGATCACAGATGCCTACACACACGTTCTTGAGCAATATATGACCTATCCTACGGGTGCTTTGTTACAGGATCGCTTTGCAGAAAGTATTTTACAAACCTTGGTTGAAGTGGCACCAGCCATTTTAAAAGATCCATCAGATTACGCCGCTGCATCAAACTTTATGTGGAGCTGTACGATGGCGCTGAACGGACTAATCCAACAAGGAGTTCCCGGCGACTGGGCTGTACATATGATGGGACACGAATTAACGGCGCTTTACGGCATTGATCATGCAAGAACATTGGCTATTGTGGCTCCAAGCCATTACCGTTATAACTTTGATTCTAAAAAGGAAAAGCTCGCACAATATGCAGAACGTATCTGGAATGTTGTAGATGGAACAGTGGAGGAAAAAGCCAAGGCAGGAATTGAAAAAACTGAAGAATTTTTTCACTCTTTAGGAATCAAAACGAAACTTTCAGAATACACTGATGATTATTCAGAGACTGGAAGTATTGTCTCAAAACGTTTTACAGACCGTGGCTGGACCGGACTTGGAGAACACAAAACCCTTAGCCCTTCCGATGCGGAAAAAATAGTAGAAATGAGTTATTAA
- a CDS encoding aldo/keto reductase produces the protein MKTRTIGKSDLKVFPIGLGSMGMSEFYGKTDEKQSIKTLHKALDIGVNFIDTADVYGIGDNEELLRKAYSDRWNDLVLATKFGFVRDKNNPEVRQLNGSPEYVKSACEASLKRLGREAIDLYYLHRVDPNTPIEETVGAMAELVKEGKVRYIGLSEVSGDTLRRAHKVHPITAVQTEYSIWSRDVEQTTMSVIEELGISLVPYSPLGRGFLSGTIKDTSELSENDFRHTVPRFQKEFFESNKTLLSRIEQLADKKNVTPAQLSLAWLLHKGENIIPIPGTKHEKYLIENAKAVDVELTQEEMQYLDDTYNTVAGERYNANGMKFTNL, from the coding sequence ATGAAAACAAGAACAATTGGAAAAAGCGACCTAAAAGTATTTCCCATAGGCCTAGGATCCATGGGAATGTCGGAATTTTATGGGAAAACGGATGAAAAACAAAGTATTAAAACCTTGCACAAAGCATTAGACATTGGGGTGAATTTTATTGATACCGCCGATGTTTATGGAATAGGGGATAATGAAGAATTATTACGGAAAGCCTATAGCGATCGCTGGAACGATCTGGTACTAGCGACAAAGTTTGGTTTTGTAAGGGACAAGAACAACCCAGAAGTAAGGCAACTTAATGGTTCTCCCGAGTATGTAAAAAGCGCTTGTGAAGCAAGTTTAAAACGATTGGGCCGCGAGGCAATCGATTTGTATTACCTACATCGTGTGGATCCTAATACGCCTATTGAGGAAACAGTTGGGGCAATGGCAGAACTGGTAAAAGAAGGAAAAGTTAGATATATCGGGCTTTCGGAAGTATCAGGCGATACGCTAAGACGTGCCCACAAAGTTCATCCTATTACTGCGGTACAAACCGAGTATTCCATCTGGTCACGTGATGTTGAGCAAACCACAATGTCCGTTATAGAAGAGTTGGGAATTTCATTAGTGCCCTACAGTCCTTTGGGTAGAGGTTTTCTATCAGGCACCATCAAGGACACTTCAGAATTATCCGAGAATGATTTCCGACATACAGTGCCTCGTTTCCAAAAAGAATTCTTTGAAAGCAACAAAACACTTTTAAGCCGAATTGAGCAGTTAGCTGACAAGAAGAACGTAACACCTGCACAATTGTCTTTAGCTTGGTTATTACACAAAGGAGAAAATATTATTCCTATTCCCGGTACCAAGCATGAGAAATACTTGATCGAAAACGCGAAAGCTGTTGACGTTGAACTTACCCAAGAAGAGATGCAGTATTTGGATGATACCTACAACACAGTGGCTGGAGAACGCTACAATGCTAATGGTATGAAATTTACAAATCTTTAA
- a CDS encoding type 1 glutamine amidotransferase domain-containing protein — MKILIVLTSHALLGNTGEKTGFWIEEFATPYYYLVDNGASVTLASPDGGQPPIDPTSDKPENQTESTKRFKNDEALQEKLSKTHKLSEVSEKDYDAVFYPGGHGPLWDLAESEVSARLIEHFYNAGKPVAFVCHAPAALKNVKNVSGEPLVKGKKVTGFTNSEEKLVGLTDVVPFLVEDMLKEKGGIYSKSKDFEAYALEDGLLITGQNPASSQKVAELLLKQLEAKK; from the coding sequence ATGAAAATATTAATTGTGTTAACCTCTCATGCATTATTGGGAAATACTGGTGAGAAAACCGGATTTTGGATAGAAGAATTTGCAACGCCTTATTATTATTTAGTAGATAATGGTGCCAGCGTTACTTTGGCCTCACCTGATGGAGGTCAGCCTCCTATCGATCCTACCAGTGACAAACCGGAAAATCAGACAGAATCAACCAAACGGTTTAAAAATGATGAAGCATTACAAGAAAAACTAAGCAAAACGCATAAACTTTCAGAAGTGTCTGAAAAGGATTATGATGCCGTATTCTATCCAGGTGGTCACGGGCCTTTATGGGATTTGGCAGAGAGTGAAGTTTCGGCAAGGTTGATAGAGCACTTTTATAATGCCGGTAAACCTGTTGCTTTTGTATGCCATGCTCCTGCAGCCTTGAAAAATGTAAAAAATGTTTCGGGTGAGCCACTCGTGAAAGGAAAAAAAGTAACTGGATTTACAAATTCAGAGGAAAAACTGGTTGGTCTTACCGATGTTGTCCCTTTTCTTGTTGAAGACATGTTGAAGGAAAAAGGAGGTATATATAGCAAATCAAAAGATTTTGAGGCATATGCTTTGGAAGATGGATTGCTTATTACAGGACAAAACCCAGCGTCATCGCAAAAAGTTGCCGAACTCTTATTAAAACAATTAGAGGCTAAAAAATAG
- a CDS encoding putative quinol monooxygenase encodes MIKVVAKNFAKENKIDKILELAKELVEKTVKEEGCIKYEMYQNTKEPTELIMLEEWETEEDLNNHMSSEHFKRIVPQMAEYLRKKGEINIYKKVI; translated from the coding sequence ATGATAAAAGTAGTGGCCAAGAATTTTGCTAAAGAAAATAAAATAGACAAAATTTTAGAACTGGCAAAGGAATTAGTGGAAAAAACAGTGAAAGAAGAAGGGTGTATTAAGTATGAAATGTATCAAAATACCAAAGAGCCAACGGAACTAATAATGTTAGAAGAATGGGAAACAGAAGAAGATTTAAACAATCACATGTCTTCTGAACATTTTAAAAGAATAGTTCCTCAAATGGCTGAGTATTTAAGAAAAAAAGGAGAAATTAATATATACAAAAAAGTCATTTAG
- the mobC gene encoding conjugal transfer protein MobC yields MQTGEDIQGLRKIIDLTRYISIAILAIHFYVSCYAAFYHWGWTADILDRIILSISKTGLFSGVLKPKVVTLLFLSISLVGAKGRKEEKISKGSTIALIGSGLLLFFASILCFYVSLPPNGIALCYMVTTVAGYLLVLSGGVRLSRILKAARQEDIFNTENETFPQEERLLENEFSINLPAKYRLKKQVRDSWINIINPFRGILVAGTPGAGKSYFVIRHIIDQHIRKGFSMFLYDFKYDDLSKIAYNKLLKYYRNYKVKPSFYVINFDDLNHSHRCNPLDPKAMDDITDATEASRTIMLGLNRDWIKKQGDFFVESPINFLTAIIWYLRKYQDGKYCTLPHVIELMQVEYEKLFQVLSQEEEIKVLINPFVSAFQNKAKEQLEGQIASAKIGLARLSSPQLYYVLSGNDFTLDVNNPDEPKIVCVGNNPQKLQVYGAVLSLYISRMIKLVNRKNQLKCSLIFDEFPTIYFNNIDSLIATARSNKVATTLAVQDFSQLKKDYGAEQADVITGIVGNIISGQVTGDTARKLSEMFGKIVQDKSSTNINSSDTSLTKSTQLDYAIPAAKIASLSSGEFVGIVADNPEQKISLKVFHSEIQNDHEAIMEEELKSKGISDIRKISSVDILENYLKIKQEVTDLVSTNPKLKL; encoded by the coding sequence ATGCAAACGGGGGAAGACATTCAGGGACTACGTAAGATTATAGACCTTACAAGGTATATCAGCATTGCCATATTAGCTATTCATTTCTATGTCAGTTGCTATGCCGCCTTTTACCATTGGGGATGGACGGCAGATATTCTTGACCGCATCATTTTAAGTATCAGTAAAACCGGGCTGTTTAGTGGCGTGCTAAAGCCGAAAGTGGTGACTCTTCTTTTTCTTTCAATATCCCTTGTCGGTGCTAAAGGCAGAAAGGAGGAGAAAATATCAAAGGGAAGTACTATAGCGCTCATCGGTTCAGGCTTGCTTTTGTTCTTTGCCAGTATCCTTTGTTTTTATGTATCTCTGCCGCCAAATGGAATCGCTCTGTGTTACATGGTGACCACAGTGGCCGGGTATCTGCTCGTCCTGAGCGGAGGCGTCAGGCTTTCCCGGATTCTTAAGGCGGCCCGGCAAGAGGATATTTTTAATACCGAAAATGAAACGTTTCCCCAGGAAGAACGGCTGCTGGAAAACGAGTTTTCTATAAACCTTCCGGCGAAATATCGCTTAAAGAAGCAGGTGAGGGATAGCTGGATCAATATCATCAATCCCTTCAGAGGGATCCTTGTAGCCGGGACTCCGGGTGCAGGTAAATCTTATTTCGTGATCCGTCATATCATTGACCAGCATATACGGAAGGGCTTTTCCATGTTTCTGTATGACTTCAAATACGACGACCTTAGCAAGATTGCTTATAATAAATTGTTAAAGTATTACCGCAACTATAAGGTAAAGCCATCCTTTTATGTGATCAATTTCGATGATCTTAACCATAGTCACCGGTGTAATCCCTTGGATCCAAAGGCAATGGATGACATAACGGATGCAACAGAGGCAAGCAGGACGATTATGCTGGGCCTGAACCGGGACTGGATCAAGAAGCAAGGTGACTTCTTTGTCGAATCACCTATTAATTTTCTGACGGCTATTATCTGGTATCTCAGGAAGTATCAGGATGGAAAGTACTGCACTTTGCCTCATGTTATCGAACTCATGCAGGTCGAGTATGAGAAACTTTTCCAGGTGCTCAGTCAGGAAGAAGAGATTAAAGTGCTTATCAATCCTTTTGTTTCGGCCTTTCAAAATAAGGCAAAAGAGCAATTGGAAGGACAAATTGCTTCTGCTAAGATTGGCCTGGCGCGCCTTTCTTCTCCTCAGTTGTATTATGTATTATCAGGTAATGACTTTACCCTGGATGTCAATAATCCGGATGAACCGAAGATTGTCTGTGTGGGAAATAACCCGCAGAAGCTTCAGGTTTATGGGGCCGTACTATCCTTATACATCTCCAGGATGATCAAACTGGTAAACCGGAAAAATCAGCTTAAATGCAGCCTCATATTTGACGAGTTCCCAACTATATATTTTAATAACATCGATAGCCTGATTGCGACGGCGCGCAGTAATAAAGTTGCTACCACGCTGGCGGTTCAGGATTTCAGTCAGCTAAAAAAAGACTACGGCGCTGAACAGGCAGATGTGATAACGGGTATTGTAGGCAATATCATCAGTGGTCAGGTAACGGGCGATACAGCCCGGAAACTTTCCGAAATGTTTGGAAAAATTGTTCAGGATAAAAGCAGTACAAATATAAACAGCAGCGATACCTCTCTGACGAAGTCGACTCAACTGGATTATGCTATACCGGCTGCGAAAATTGCCTCATTGTCATCAGGTGAGTTTGTCGGGATAGTGGCTGATAATCCGGAACAAAAGATTAGCCTTAAGGTCTTTCATAGTGAGATTCAAAATGACCATGAAGCAATAATGGAAGAGGAATTGAAAAGCAAAGGGATTTCTGATATTAGGAAAATAAGTTCTGTTGATATTTTAGAGAATTATCTAAAGATAAAGCAAGAAGTGACAGATTTAGTTTCAACCAATCCAAAATTAAAATTATAA
- a CDS encoding DUF5712 family protein, which translates to MHINITDSENGSNKGSSSQLVHYLEKENRVSDLMQEPERWFNQDRQDIQPYEVRTFLDNNIAKLSSSDAKFFLINVSPSRKELAWLKELYGEDAMKAKLKEYAVSVMDEYARNFRRPGIESSKDLLWFGKIEEHRYYSHKDPEVKQGIRKRGELKDGDQWHIQIVVSRKDITNRIKLSPMNKSRGRNQEHSLKVGQFDRKTFAASGERVFDEKFGFDRGLTESFLYTNTMKNGTVEQKLLMQRGRGVKEKVTIDSLQNRYSSPSPEHEPIKESLLDSLLNKTDPDYSPSVFKRKKKRRRNDQGLRL; encoded by the coding sequence ATGCACATCAATATTACAGACAGCGAAAACGGTAGTAATAAAGGAAGCAGCAGCCAACTTGTGCATTACCTGGAAAAGGAAAATCGGGTAAGCGATCTGATGCAGGAACCTGAACGGTGGTTCAACCAGGATCGTCAGGATATCCAGCCTTATGAAGTGAGAACCTTCCTGGATAATAACATAGCAAAACTCAGTAGTAGTGACGCCAAGTTCTTTCTGATTAATGTCAGTCCCAGTCGTAAGGAACTTGCCTGGTTAAAGGAATTATACGGGGAAGACGCCATGAAGGCAAAACTTAAAGAATATGCCGTTTCTGTAATGGATGAATATGCCCGGAATTTCAGGCGACCTGGAATTGAGAGTAGTAAAGATCTGCTGTGGTTCGGAAAGATCGAAGAGCACCGGTATTATTCGCACAAAGATCCGGAAGTAAAGCAGGGCATCAGGAAGCGTGGGGAACTAAAGGATGGTGATCAGTGGCATATCCAGATCGTTGTAAGCCGCAAGGATATTACCAACCGGATTAAACTAAGCCCGATGAATAAGTCCAGGGGAAGAAATCAGGAGCACTCCTTAAAAGTCGGACAGTTCGACCGGAAGACTTTTGCTGCTTCGGGGGAGCGTGTCTTCGATGAAAAGTTTGGTTTTGACCGGGGGCTTACCGAGTCGTTCTTATACACCAATACTATGAAGAATGGAACGGTCGAACAAAAGCTACTGATGCAGAGAGGACGAGGGGTAAAAGAAAAGGTCACTATCGATTCGCTTCAAAATAGGTATAGCTCGCCTTCCCCGGAGCACGAGCCCATCAAAGAATCTCTGCTCGATTCCTTGCTAAACAAAACCGATCCGGATTATTCTCCCTCCGTTTTCAAAAGGAAGAAAAAAAGAAGGAGGAATGACCAGGGATTGCGGCTTTAA